Below is a genomic region from Telmatobacter sp. DSM 110680.
GTAGCGTCCACGCTTCACCCCACGCCGCCACCTTGCGGATGAAGTGTTCATAACGATCGGCCGCATCCAAGTTCAGCGCGGTTCGGAATTCGTCTTCGCTGGGGCTGTAGTTCATTTTCTCTCGAAATTACCTCTCGCCTAGAACACGATCCGCCCGGTCAGTTCGAGGCTACGCGGCCCAGCGCCCTCGGCCGTCTGCAGTGCCGTGATCGACCCGAATCCCGAGGAATCCACCTGCATGTTTGGTGGTTCATAGTTGCGATGATTGAACACATTCGCCGCCTCAACGCTGAGTTGCAGCTTCGCCTTTTCGCGTAGTGCCACACTCTTCATCAGGGACAGAGAAAAGTTTGCGGTGCCGGGCCCAACCACACCGCCCACAGGAGCATTACCGAACCGACCGATGCCGGTCCCATCCGGGTTCTGCAAATTCAAATACGGAAACGCCGCAGGGTTCAGCCATTGCGTTGTGGTTCGCTGCGGCGCATACACCGACACGCCCGAAAGCTGATCCGGTCGCGCCTGCCCGACGGTAGTCAGAATATTGGTATTCGCGGGATCCACCGATTGCTGATACGGCGTGAGGAATGGCCCCGACTGCAGCACCGTGACACCAGCAAGTTCCCAGTCGCCAAGCACGCCGTTGATGACGCCGCCTGAAGACATCCACCGCTTCCCGCGTCCGAACGGCAAATCGTAAAGCCACGTGGTAAGAAACCGATGCTTGCGGTCATAGATCACATTGCCGTAATCGAGTCCGGGATGAAAGCGCGTTGTCAGATAAGTGCCACCAGCAACCGCAAACGCATTTGGCGCAGCACCGCCGGCATCCGACAGATCCTTCGTCCATGTATAGCTGGAGTCGAATGTCAACCCGTTGCCGCCATGCCTCGAAAACTCGACGGTGCCGCTTGAGTAGTTGCTTTCCGCCAGGTTCGTCACGCTCTGGATAATGCTCCAGTCCGGATACGGAAGATTGGCGGACGCTGCTGTGTACCCAATGGTGTTCGGCTGAACCTGATTGAGGTCGACCATTGCCTCGAGATTTGATCCGTGACTTCCGCTATAGGAAAGGCGCATCCCGATCTTGTGTCCGAGATCTTGCTCCAGGGTCAGGTTCCACTGCTGTACGGTTGGATCCTTGTAGTGAATCGGAAACGCATAATAAAAGCCGGCTGTCCCGGTAGAACTGACCGCGCTTGAATCAAACGGATCCGGAAAACTGAGCACCGGCGTGACGCCATCTGCCTGGTAGCCCTGGTTGTACGTACCCACGTTGCTCGACGCCACGGCCCATCCCGACACCAGCGAGAATCCAAGTGGAGATTCAATAAACCGTCCCCACCCTCCGCGCAGTACGGTCGTATCTTTTCCGTAAGGACGCCACGCAAATCCAATGCGCGGTCCCAGGTCGGTGTGATCTGTGTAACGCAGCACAGACGGAATGCCAGCTTGCGCGGCGGTCAGAATTGGCGTAGGCGCAATTGCAGTTTCGAGATCTGGAGACGCATCGGCCAGCGCCTTGGCGTTCGACACTACTACCGCGCCGCTCACCTGCGTCGTGCCATCCGTACCCACGCCTGTCCAGTCCGGCATGAACGCCGCTGTATTCTGGTGCGTCTCGCGGAGCGGCGGATGCAGTTCGTATCGCAACCCGAGATTCAGCGTCAGATTTGGTGTAACGTGCCAGTCATCCTGCCCATAGAACGCATACGAATAACCCAGGCCGTCCATGGTTGGATTGTTCGTAGTGCTCACCTCGGTGTAGTCGGGATAGCCGAGAAGAAACGCGGTGTAGGGGTCACCGATGGCTGTTCCGACACTCGACGACCCGTCGAATACGTACCAACCCGAACGGTAGTTGCCAAAGACGTTATCATCGTGATCGGCCAGCCGCTTGAAGTCCGCGCCGAACTTGAGCGCATGCTTTCCTTTCGTCCACGTCACGTTGTCGAGCGCCTCGATAATCTGACCGCGCTGCACACCTGGATTGCCTGCGCCGGTCGACATGAATCCGTTGATCAGCACCTGCGGCGCCTCGGACC
It encodes:
- a CDS encoding carboxypeptidase regulatory-like domain-containing protein, which encodes MAIFSLVPNWRALAQRFLLITCLFALASTATIAQSTYGSILGTVHDASGAAIQGAQVTLTNAGTAATRTEATDAGGNYAFRNIDVGLYKIAISAQGFQPQTMSGIELTARETRRADATMRIGGEVQTVVVDDTNSVPVITTDVSNLAETKIGDELVNLPVAIYSRSTGSTSPISTLTTEAGVQTDDSGNLAVLGTTAALLSVTVDGISSVGVEYSGPVNEMFPSFNSIEEIRVSESNNNAEFSGVADITTVSKAGTLHYHGGLFENHENTAFNANNPFTLAKPKIIMNDFGGTLGGPLHIKPLFSKQSPGFFFISYEGLRLPRETPIVLSVPSVDMRNGNLTDYLAGQGISAIYEPDGVTPIDPAHVPVSAISGSLLGALMPMPNFGPATAYANNYQINFPSPISSNQGDVRLDKNVSDKQSMFARFSYKNRQVITAPSAQCTFTYCAEAGSPLQGGYNTPEIDEGLTFAHNYVFKPNLLNEFRAGFNEQHTSETQSYSTTSLLTQTGITAVPQPDTEWSEAPQVLINGFMSTGAGNPGVQRGQIIEALDNVTWTKGKHALKFGADFKRLADHDDNVFGNYRSGWYVFDGSSSVGTAIGDPYTAFLLGYPDYTEVSTTNNPTMDGLGYSYAFYGQDDWHVTPNLTLNLGLRYELHPPLRETHQNTAAFMPDWTGVGTDGTTQVSGAVVVSNAKALADASPDLETAIAPTPILTAAQAGIPSVLRYTDHTDLGPRIGFAWRPYGKDTTVLRGGWGRFIESPLGFSLVSGWAVASSNVGTYNQGYQADGVTPVLSFPDPFDSSAVSSTGTAGFYYAFPIHYKDPTVQQWNLTLEQDLGHKIGMRLSYSGSHGSNLEAMVDLNQVQPNTIGYTAASANLPYPDWSIIQSVTNLAESNYSSGTVEFSRHGGNGLTFDSSYTWTKDLSDAGGAAPNAFAVAGGTYLTTRFHPGLDYGNVIYDRKHRFLTTWLYDLPFGRGKRWMSSGGVINGVLGDWELAGVTVLQSGPFLTPYQQSVDPANTNILTTVGQARPDQLSGVSVYAPQRTTTQWLNPAAFPYLNLQNPDGTGIGRFGNAPVGGVVGPGTANFSLSLMKSVALREKAKLQLSVEAANVFNHRNYEPPNMQVDSSGFGSITALQTAEGAGPRSLELTGRIVF